A DNA window from Caulobacter mirabilis contains the following coding sequences:
- a CDS encoding DNA-binding domain-containing protein produces MNLLALQRDFGRWLRTGEDAAGLGPTYAPGLNVHLNNYRSQLVSCLEATFPRTRQWIGGSAFQAAVAAHVDRVPPSSWTLDAYGRGFPETLARLYPGDPEIRELARLELALEEAFVAADHRPLNPADLAAADWDTAVLRFSPTLRICVRATNASEIWSALSRDHTPPPAASLDSPGGLLVWRREGVSCFRALDPLERDALLLACAGCAFAEVCDVAVERLGEAAGVETAGAFLGQWIRDGLVAGIR; encoded by the coding sequence ATGAACCTCCTGGCGCTCCAGCGCGACTTCGGGCGCTGGCTCCGAACCGGCGAGGACGCCGCCGGCCTCGGCCCGACCTATGCGCCCGGCCTGAACGTTCACCTGAACAACTACCGCTCGCAGCTCGTATCCTGTCTGGAGGCGACCTTCCCCCGCACGCGCCAGTGGATCGGCGGCTCGGCGTTCCAGGCGGCTGTCGCCGCCCATGTCGACCGGGTCCCGCCGAGCAGTTGGACGCTCGACGCCTATGGTCGGGGATTTCCGGAGACGCTCGCCCGCCTGTATCCGGGCGACCCGGAGATTCGCGAGCTGGCGCGGCTTGAGCTGGCGCTGGAGGAAGCCTTCGTGGCGGCGGACCACAGGCCCCTCAATCCCGCCGACCTGGCCGCCGCCGATTGGGATACGGCCGTCCTGCGCTTCTCGCCGACCCTTCGCATCTGCGTACGCGCCACCAACGCCTCCGAGATCTGGTCTGCCCTCTCACGGGATCACACCCCGCCGCCAGCCGCGTCCCTGGACTCTCCGGGCGGACTGCTGGTCTGGCGCCGCGAGGGCGTGTCCTGCTTCCGAGCGCTCGATCCGCTGGAGCGCGACGCCCTGCTCCTCGCCTGCGCCGGCTGCGCCTTCGCCGAGGTGTGCGACGTCGCCGTCGAGAGACTCGGCGAGGCGGCCGGCGTCGAGACGGCGGGCGCGTTTCTCGGCCAGTGGATCCGGGACGGCCTGGTCGCGGGAATCCGCTAG
- a CDS encoding sigma-70 family RNA polymerase sigma factor, whose protein sequence is MTTSADQLQAWMIGGLDGRADDHAALLRALVPLLRAFYRRRVRGDGDDIEDLVQETLIAVHTRRATYDRDRPFSAWLFAIARYKMIDHFRRVRRLVPMDGLEDTLLAEDFAAAVDARMDLSDLLKTLPPKQAAVIQATRVEGRSIAETAEAAGLGESDVKISVHRGLKALFARVQGGRS, encoded by the coding sequence ATGACGACCAGCGCGGATCAATTGCAGGCGTGGATGATCGGCGGCCTCGACGGCCGCGCCGACGACCATGCCGCGCTGCTTCGCGCCCTGGTCCCGCTGCTGCGCGCCTTCTATCGGCGACGCGTCCGCGGCGACGGAGACGACATCGAGGATCTGGTGCAGGAAACGCTCATCGCCGTTCACACCCGGCGCGCCACCTACGACCGCGACCGGCCGTTCTCGGCCTGGCTGTTCGCCATCGCGCGCTACAAGATGATCGACCACTTCCGGCGCGTGCGGCGCCTGGTTCCGATGGACGGGCTGGAGGACACGCTCCTGGCCGAGGACTTCGCCGCCGCGGTCGACGCGCGAATGGATCTGTCCGACCTGCTGAAGACCCTGCCGCCGAAACAGGCCGCCGTGATCCAGGCGACACGGGTCGAGGGGCGGAGCATCGCCGAGACGGCCGAGGCGGCGGGCCTGGGCGAGTCCGACGTCAAGATTTCCGTCCATCGGGGCCTGAAGGCGCTGTTCGCCCGTGTCCAGGGAGGCCGGTCGTGA
- a CDS encoding DoxX family protein produces MTLGMSLSARIARLGALIPDALLLLVARLAVAAVFFLSGRTKVEGLLTITDGAYELFRTEYRLPLIPPDIAAVAATLSEHAFPILLALGLFTRAAAAGLLVMTLVIQLFVYPDAWPTHLSWAAILLPLIARGGGAWSLDAVSGRALAAIR; encoded by the coding sequence ATGACCCTGGGGATGTCGCTCTCTGCCCGGATCGCGCGCCTGGGCGCGCTGATTCCCGACGCTCTTCTCCTGCTGGTCGCCCGGCTGGCCGTCGCGGCGGTGTTCTTCCTGTCCGGCCGGACGAAGGTGGAGGGGCTGCTGACCATCACGGACGGCGCCTATGAGCTGTTCCGGACGGAGTACCGGTTGCCGCTGATTCCGCCGGATATCGCCGCGGTCGCCGCGACCCTGTCGGAGCACGCCTTTCCGATCCTGCTGGCGCTCGGCCTGTTCACGCGGGCCGCCGCCGCCGGCCTGCTGGTCATGACCCTGGTGATTCAGCTGTTCGTCTATCCGGACGCCTGGCCGACCCATCTGAGCTGGGCGGCGATCCTGCTGCCGCTGATCGCCCGCGGCGGCGGGGCCTGGTCGCTCGACGCCGTCAGCGGCCGGGCCCTGGCGGCGATACGGTGA
- a CDS encoding DUF2282 domain-containing protein gives MQTTRAALAAGLALAVAGAAFASAGVAQEKAAAKPAMEKCYGVALAGKNDCKAGAGTSCAGTSKVDYQGDAWKLVKVGECVKTKTPKGFGSLTPKA, from the coding sequence ATGCAGACCACCCGCGCCGCGCTTGCCGCCGGATTGGCCCTCGCCGTCGCCGGCGCCGCCTTCGCCTCGGCCGGCGTCGCCCAGGAGAAGGCGGCGGCCAAGCCCGCCATGGAGAAGTGCTACGGCGTCGCGCTCGCCGGCAAGAACGACTGCAAGGCGGGGGCCGGGACCAGCTGCGCCGGCACATCGAAGGTCGACTACCAGGGTGACGCCTGGAAGCTGGTCAAGGTCGGCGAGTGCGTGAAGACCAAGACCCCGAAGGGTTTCGGCTCGCTGACGCCGAAGGCCTGA
- a CDS encoding DUF692 domain-containing protein: MTIPTFDGFGLGLRKPHYEPFLAHAVDVDFVEVISENFMVDGGRPLQVLDRVRQRYPVALHGVSMSIGSADGLDPAYLRRLRTLVDAVEPLFVSDHLSWSRIDGFNSHDLLPLPYTVEALDVVCANVERAQEALGRAMLLENPSTYIDFAGADMTEWQFLDEVARRAGCGLLLDVNNVFVSATNHGFDPVAYLDGVPARRIRQVHLAGHSQGREMLIDTHDQPVPPSVWDLYAHVMPRLGPIATMIERDDDIPPLADLLEELDIARDLAAGARPEAA, from the coding sequence ATGACCATCCCCACCTTCGACGGTTTCGGGCTCGGCCTCCGCAAGCCGCACTACGAACCCTTCCTCGCCCACGCGGTCGACGTCGACTTCGTCGAGGTGATCTCCGAGAATTTCATGGTCGACGGCGGGCGTCCGCTCCAAGTCCTGGACCGGGTCCGCCAGCGGTATCCGGTCGCGCTCCACGGCGTTTCGATGTCGATCGGCTCGGCCGACGGCCTCGACCCGGCCTATCTTCGCCGACTTCGGACGCTGGTCGACGCCGTGGAGCCGCTGTTCGTCTCCGACCATCTGAGCTGGAGCCGGATCGACGGCTTCAACAGCCACGACCTTCTGCCGCTGCCCTACACGGTCGAGGCCCTGGACGTCGTCTGCGCCAATGTCGAGCGGGCGCAGGAGGCGCTGGGCCGCGCGATGCTGCTCGAAAATCCATCGACCTACATCGACTTCGCCGGCGCCGACATGACCGAGTGGCAGTTCCTCGACGAGGTCGCGCGCCGCGCCGGCTGCGGCCTGCTGCTGGACGTGAACAACGTCTTCGTCAGCGCGACCAACCACGGGTTCGACCCCGTCGCCTATCTCGACGGCGTCCCGGCGCGGCGCATCCGCCAGGTCCATCTCGCCGGCCACAGCCAGGGGCGGGAGATGCTGATCGACACCCATGACCAGCCCGTCCCGCCCTCGGTGTGGGACCTGTACGCCCATGTCATGCCCCGCCTGGGTCCGATCGCGACCATGATCGAGCGCGACGACGACATTCCCCCGCTCGCCGATCTGCTCGAGGAGCTCGACATCGCCCGCGACCTGGCCGCCGGCGCCCGACCGGAGGCGGCATGA
- a CDS encoding TonB-dependent receptor, whose product MTRFNAMRGVAMAALLATGALGVAAPAMAQATAAAARFDVPAGALGAGIARLGRQAGVVVTVDPALVRGKTTAGVSGQHGVAAALDQLLAGSGLVAQSDGRGGFRIVLAATSSSAPAVGGEAQEETHLFDPLVVVGALTDVEIDSETLELRQANDLSDLFRHVPSVTVGGSVGIAQKIYVRGLEDSMLNVTVDGAPQRGTLFHHIGRVSIEPELLQTVDVQAGAGEATAGFGAIGGAVRFRTKDADDLLEPGRNFGAVLKAGYFSNDASKFSGTVFGRLFGDIGFVASYVTVDRNDTKDGAGDLIRGTAAQQTLGYLKVGGEIAPGHRLSVSYEQRKEEARFGQRPNWPVTATNPLFPGRGERQTAVLNYGFSLGEALEFEATGYWTRSEFIQNRTDRWGLYGAEIDTFGGDLRGRFRHAGHDVVFGAEYRDDRVVSRYLGDPAVWRPWSWTAVGRFEEKGDVLGLYAQDHWRVNDRLLLSYGVRYDAYDLTQVTYQNGTDSDGFSFNAGLEYDITDELQLSAGYAEAFRGKEIGDAFTLEIRPNRISLAPNLKPETVANYELGLSFKRGGFSASAVYYNMTIDDVIFDQSGSGPPPQASVYYENIGQFKAEGVELRAGYRTGPWSIDGYYNSYDSTIGGHVVEGYEHVGLGTSVGDNWSLVAGYRPTPAFSFEASLVHYDDFNDLEVLQRAVEIKWIDSTRKVDKPGYTVVDLVALWRPFPDERLTLQAAVYNLFDKRYRAHSSVADYTHIPGWEGISGVYEPGRDVRLSVAYRF is encoded by the coding sequence ATGACCAGATTCAACGCGATGCGCGGCGTCGCCATGGCGGCGCTGCTGGCGACCGGCGCGCTCGGCGTGGCCGCGCCGGCGATGGCGCAGGCGACGGCCGCGGCGGCCCGCTTCGACGTGCCGGCCGGCGCGCTGGGCGCGGGGATCGCGCGCCTCGGACGGCAGGCCGGCGTGGTGGTGACCGTCGATCCGGCGCTGGTGCGCGGCAAGACGACCGCCGGCGTCAGCGGCCAGCACGGCGTGGCCGCGGCGCTGGACCAGCTCCTCGCCGGCAGCGGTCTCGTCGCGCAGTCCGACGGGCGCGGCGGTTTCCGTATCGTCCTGGCGGCGACGTCTTCTTCGGCGCCGGCCGTCGGAGGCGAGGCCCAGGAAGAGACCCATCTTTTCGATCCGCTGGTCGTGGTCGGCGCGCTGACCGACGTTGAGATCGACAGCGAGACGCTGGAGCTGCGCCAGGCGAACGATCTGTCGGACCTGTTCCGGCATGTGCCGTCGGTGACGGTCGGCGGCTCGGTCGGGATCGCCCAGAAGATCTACGTCCGCGGCCTCGAGGATTCGATGCTGAACGTGACCGTCGACGGCGCCCCTCAGCGCGGCACGCTGTTCCACCATATCGGCCGCGTCTCGATCGAGCCCGAGCTGCTCCAGACGGTCGACGTCCAGGCCGGCGCCGGCGAGGCCACGGCCGGCTTCGGCGCCATCGGCGGGGCGGTTCGCTTCCGCACCAAGGACGCCGATGACTTGCTGGAGCCGGGCCGCAACTTCGGCGCGGTGCTGAAGGCGGGCTACTTCTCCAACGACGCCAGCAAGTTCAGCGGCACGGTCTTCGGCCGGCTGTTCGGCGACATCGGGTTCGTCGCCTCCTATGTGACGGTCGACCGCAACGACACCAAGGACGGCGCCGGCGATCTCATTCGCGGCACGGCCGCCCAGCAGACGCTCGGCTACCTGAAGGTCGGCGGCGAGATCGCGCCGGGCCATCGGCTGTCGGTCAGCTATGAGCAGCGCAAGGAGGAGGCCCGGTTCGGCCAACGGCCCAACTGGCCGGTGACGGCCACCAACCCCCTGTTCCCGGGGCGCGGCGAGCGCCAGACGGCGGTGTTGAACTATGGGTTCAGCCTGGGGGAGGCGCTCGAGTTCGAAGCCACCGGCTACTGGACGCGGTCCGAGTTCATCCAGAACCGCACCGATCGCTGGGGCCTGTATGGCGCCGAGATCGACACCTTCGGCGGCGACCTGCGGGGTCGTTTCCGGCATGCCGGCCATGATGTGGTGTTCGGCGCCGAGTACCGGGACGATCGGGTCGTCAGCCGCTACCTCGGTGATCCCGCCGTCTGGCGGCCGTGGTCCTGGACGGCGGTCGGACGCTTCGAGGAAAAGGGCGACGTGCTCGGCCTCTACGCCCAGGACCACTGGCGGGTGAACGATCGGCTGCTGCTCAGCTACGGCGTCCGCTACGATGCCTATGACCTGACGCAGGTCACCTACCAGAACGGGACCGACAGCGACGGGTTCAGCTTCAACGCCGGTCTCGAATACGACATCACCGACGAGCTCCAGCTCAGCGCCGGCTATGCCGAAGCCTTCCGCGGGAAGGAGATCGGCGACGCCTTCACTCTGGAGATACGGCCCAACCGCATCTCGCTGGCGCCGAACCTGAAGCCGGAGACGGTCGCCAACTACGAACTCGGCCTGAGCTTCAAGCGCGGCGGCTTCAGCGCCTCGGCGGTCTACTACAACATGACCATCGACGATGTGATCTTCGACCAGTCGGGCTCGGGCCCGCCGCCGCAGGCCAGCGTCTACTACGAGAACATCGGCCAGTTCAAAGCCGAGGGCGTCGAGCTGCGCGCCGGCTATCGGACAGGTCCCTGGTCGATCGACGGCTACTACAACAGCTACGACTCCACGATCGGCGGGCATGTCGTCGAGGGCTACGAACACGTCGGGCTGGGGACGTCGGTGGGCGACAACTGGAGCCTGGTCGCCGGGTATCGTCCGACCCCCGCCTTCAGCTTCGAGGCCAGCCTTGTCCACTACGATGACTTCAACGATCTGGAGGTCCTGCAGCGCGCCGTGGAGATCAAATGGATCGACAGCACGCGGAAGGTGGATAAGCCGGGTTACACCGTGGTTGACCTTGTCGCGTTGTGGCGGCCTTTCCCGGACGAGCGGCTGACGCTCCAGGCCGCGGTCTACAACCTGTTCGACAAGCGCTATCGCGCCCATTCCAGCGTCGCCGACTACACCCACATTCCCGGTTGGGAAGGCATCTCGGGCGTCTATGAGCCTGGCCGCGACGTCCGCCTGTCCGTGGCGTACCGGTTCTGA
- a CDS encoding VOC family protein — MTQSRLLRMDNIGVVVESLDAAVAFFAELGLMLEGRATIEGAWAGRITGLGDQRVEIAMMVTPDGHGRLELSRFLAPAVVADHRNAPVNALGYLRAMFTVSDIDDTLARLRNHGAELVGEVVQYEEAYRLCYIRGPEGLLIGLAEPLGANR; from the coding sequence ATGACCCAGAGCCGGCTGCTGCGCATGGACAACATCGGCGTCGTGGTGGAGTCCCTCGACGCCGCCGTCGCCTTCTTCGCCGAGCTGGGCCTGATGCTCGAAGGGCGCGCCACGATCGAGGGGGCGTGGGCCGGGCGCATCACCGGGCTGGGCGATCAGCGCGTCGAGATCGCCATGATGGTCACGCCCGACGGCCACGGCCGCCTGGAGCTGTCGCGCTTTCTCGCGCCGGCCGTCGTCGCGGACCACCGCAACGCCCCGGTGAACGCTCTGGGCTATCTGCGCGCCATGTTCACGGTCAGCGACATCGACGACACGCTCGCCAGACTCCGCAACCACGGCGCGGAGCTTGTCGGCGAGGTGGTCCAGTACGAGGAAGCGTATCGGCTCTGCTACATCCGCGGGCCCGAGGGCCTTCTCATCGGGTTGGCGGAGCCGCTCGGCGCCAACCGCTAG
- a CDS encoding NCS2 family permease, translating into MLERIFKLKAHGTALRTEVLAGLTTFLTMAYIVLVNPTILADAGMPVAAAAAATCLAAAFGSIMMGLVANYPIALAPGMGLNAYFTYTVVQGMGLPWQTALGCVFLSGLAFMLLTVAGIRQMIVQAIPRDLFAAIAGGIGLFIAFIGLRSAGIVVSNPATTVALGDLTTPAAGLTVFGLVITGVLLAWRIRAAMLVGILATTILAWVLGVVDWKPAPYSFEALTATAFKLDVPAAIGIGGEGLTLALIEILFVFLFVDLFDNVGTLVAVTKRAGLVDKDGDIPRLNRVLVTDSTATMVGAVAGTTTTVSYIESAAGVAAGGRTGLTAVVVGLLFLLAMFFAPFAQAIPAAATAPALILVGAMMMAPLVESDWTDPMVAIPGFLTLAAIPLTFSIANGLAFGIIAYAVLRLARGQARWADWLLYVLAALFVVRFVWLAAG; encoded by the coding sequence ATGCTCGAGCGGATCTTCAAGCTGAAGGCGCATGGGACGGCGTTGCGCACAGAGGTGCTGGCCGGACTGACCACCTTCCTGACCATGGCCTACATCGTGCTGGTCAACCCGACGATCCTGGCGGACGCGGGAATGCCGGTGGCGGCGGCCGCGGCGGCGACCTGCCTGGCGGCGGCGTTCGGCTCGATCATGATGGGGCTGGTCGCCAACTATCCGATCGCCCTGGCGCCGGGCATGGGGCTGAACGCCTACTTCACCTACACGGTGGTCCAGGGCATGGGCCTGCCCTGGCAGACGGCGCTGGGCTGCGTCTTCCTGTCGGGGTTGGCCTTCATGCTGCTGACGGTGGCGGGCATCCGGCAGATGATTGTCCAGGCGATCCCGCGCGACCTGTTCGCGGCCATCGCCGGCGGCATCGGCCTGTTCATCGCCTTCATCGGGCTGCGCAGCGCGGGGATCGTGGTCTCCAACCCGGCGACGACCGTGGCTCTGGGCGACCTGACCACGCCGGCCGCGGGGCTGACGGTGTTCGGCCTGGTGATCACCGGCGTGCTGCTGGCCTGGCGGATCCGGGCGGCGATGCTGGTCGGCATCCTGGCGACCACGATCCTGGCCTGGGTCCTGGGCGTCGTCGACTGGAAGCCTGCGCCCTACAGCTTCGAAGCCCTGACGGCGACGGCGTTCAAGCTCGACGTCCCGGCCGCGATCGGCATCGGCGGGGAGGGGCTGACCCTGGCCCTGATCGAGATCCTGTTCGTGTTCCTGTTCGTCGACCTGTTCGACAACGTCGGCACCCTGGTGGCGGTGACCAAGCGCGCCGGGCTGGTCGACAAGGACGGCGACATTCCGCGCCTCAACCGCGTGCTGGTCACCGATTCGACGGCGACCATGGTCGGGGCCGTCGCCGGCACGACCACGACGGTCAGCTATATCGAGAGCGCCGCGGGCGTGGCGGCCGGCGGCCGGACGGGGCTGACGGCGGTGGTCGTCGGCCTGCTGTTCCTGCTGGCGATGTTCTTCGCGCCGTTCGCCCAGGCGATCCCGGCCGCGGCCACCGCGCCGGCGCTGATCCTGGTCGGGGCGATGATGATGGCGCCGCTGGTCGAGAGCGACTGGACCGATCCGATGGTGGCGATCCCGGGTTTCCTGACCCTGGCGGCGATCCCCCTGACCTTTTCGATCGCCAACGGCCTGGCCTTCGGGATCATCGCCTATGCGGTGTTGCGGCTGGCGCGGGGCCAGGCCCGCTGGGCCGACTGGCTGCTGTATGTTCTGGCGGCCCTGTTCGTCGTCCGCTTCGTCTGGCTCGCGGCGGGCTAG
- a CDS encoding sigma-70 family RNA polymerase sigma factor encodes MASAAAEVATLYADHGEWLRSWLGRRTRCPHRAVDLVHDTFCRLLEQQDAAVTPRDPRSYLATVARRLLIDDARRRKLELAYLAACPAEIVDSLTPERVLAAVDMLEEVLRLMAGMTDTVRAAFLLRRLGEMTYADIGERLGISERTAKRHVARAYADCYTLAYSD; translated from the coding sequence ATGGCCAGCGCCGCCGCCGAAGTCGCAACCCTGTACGCCGATCATGGCGAGTGGCTTCGGTCCTGGCTCGGGCGCCGGACCCGCTGCCCGCACCGCGCCGTCGATCTCGTCCACGACACCTTCTGCCGGCTGCTCGAGCAGCAGGACGCCGCCGTGACGCCGCGCGATCCGCGAAGCTATCTCGCTACGGTGGCGCGCCGGCTGCTGATCGACGACGCGCGGCGGCGCAAGCTGGAGCTGGCCTATCTCGCCGCCTGCCCGGCCGAGATCGTCGACAGCTTGACGCCCGAGCGGGTCCTGGCCGCGGTCGACATGCTCGAGGAGGTGCTTCGCCTCATGGCCGGCATGACCGACACGGTGCGAGCGGCCTTCCTCCTCCGGCGTCTCGGCGAGATGACCTATGCCGATATCGGCGAGCGGCTGGGCATTTCGGAGCGCACGGCCAAGCGTCACGTCGCGCGCGCCTATGCCGACTGCTACACCCTGGCCTATTCTGACTGA
- a CDS encoding DUF1109 domain-containing protein yields the protein MNTERLIEQLARDVRPVRRHGVARRLAVGLVCGAAVSTALLLLWMGPRPDLAAAMRGGVFWMKWGYTIAIALIAALATIRLARPDDAGGERWLWLLLAPVLLLAGAGVAELLGAPQGMWLSMWLGHSWKSCPWRVLLLALPIFVGLLWAFRRLAPTRLRAAGATAGLASGAFAATVYCLHCPEVSALFVLTWYSLGILLAAGLGALLGPRLLRW from the coding sequence GTGAACACTGAACGCCTCATCGAGCAGCTGGCGCGGGACGTACGCCCCGTCCGCCGCCACGGCGTCGCCCGGCGCCTCGCGGTCGGTCTGGTCTGCGGAGCCGCCGTGTCGACGGCCCTTCTGCTGCTGTGGATGGGGCCGCGGCCGGACCTCGCCGCGGCCATGCGGGGCGGCGTGTTCTGGATGAAGTGGGGCTATACGATCGCGATCGCGCTCATCGCCGCCCTGGCGACGATCAGACTGGCGCGGCCGGACGACGCCGGAGGGGAGCGTTGGCTTTGGCTGCTGCTCGCGCCGGTGCTGCTGCTGGCGGGCGCCGGCGTCGCCGAACTGCTCGGCGCGCCGCAGGGGATGTGGCTGTCGATGTGGCTGGGCCACAGCTGGAAGAGCTGCCCCTGGCGGGTGCTGCTGCTGGCGCTCCCGATCTTCGTCGGGCTGCTGTGGGCCTTCCGGCGGCTGGCGCCGACACGGTTGCGCGCGGCCGGCGCGACGGCCGGCCTGGCGTCGGGCGCCTTCGCCGCGACCGTCTACTGCCTGCACTGCCCCGAGGTTTCGGCGCTGTTCGTCCTGACCTGGTACTCGCTCGGCATCCTGTTGGCGGCCGGGCTGGGCGCCCTGCTCGGCCCGCGCCTGCTGCGCTGGTGA
- a CDS encoding PepSY-associated TM helix domain-containing protein — protein MKRSAPPRWRRVLRLWHRWFGLGAAVWLLLLAVTGSAIVFYEELDRALNPDWRSIPVAAAPRTPAADRAVEAAARAVPGFSPRYIDLPDKPGETIVMLGEIDAPDGKGGPAQVFADPRDGQVLGWRRNDVVSFDRRHLMDTLYGLHVDLKLGPAMTWFLGLVGLLWAIDHIAAIILAIPSVKAWRSAFRIQGRGLNLRRVFDLHRAPGLWLAPVTLVVAVTGTVLAWPDDSREAVRLVAPVSERLHEHYPSKGPPPAPIGVDRAVAIATGHTRAAADSVLVVARKGVYGVRTFDDRDLDHLGRLWTYVAMADGRIVGQRHDNGQGAGDGFFAWQYPLHSGQALGLTGRLLVLASGLATILLCVTGVVLWARRRPKPRRS, from the coding sequence GTGAAACGGAGCGCGCCGCCGCGCTGGCGGCGCGTCCTGCGCCTGTGGCACCGCTGGTTCGGCCTCGGCGCTGCGGTCTGGCTGTTGCTGCTGGCCGTCACCGGTTCGGCGATCGTCTTCTATGAGGAGCTGGATCGGGCGCTGAATCCCGACTGGCGTTCGATCCCGGTGGCCGCGGCGCCCAGGACGCCGGCGGCCGACCGGGCGGTCGAGGCGGCCGCCCGCGCCGTGCCCGGCTTCTCTCCGCGCTACATCGACCTGCCCGACAAGCCTGGCGAGACCATCGTCATGCTGGGCGAGATCGATGCGCCCGACGGCAAGGGCGGACCGGCCCAGGTCTTCGCCGATCCGCGCGACGGCCAGGTGCTGGGCTGGCGGCGCAACGACGTGGTCAGCTTCGACCGCCGTCATCTGATGGATACGCTGTACGGCCTGCATGTCGATCTCAAGCTGGGGCCGGCGATGACCTGGTTCCTGGGCCTGGTCGGGCTCCTCTGGGCGATCGACCACATCGCGGCGATCATCCTGGCGATCCCGAGCGTGAAGGCCTGGCGCAGCGCCTTCCGCATCCAGGGGCGAGGGCTGAACCTGCGCCGCGTCTTCGACCTGCATCGCGCGCCCGGCCTGTGGCTCGCGCCGGTGACGCTGGTCGTGGCCGTGACGGGAACGGTGTTGGCCTGGCCGGACGACAGCCGTGAGGCGGTGCGGCTGGTCGCGCCGGTCTCCGAACGTCTGCACGAGCACTATCCCAGCAAAGGGCCGCCTCCGGCGCCGATCGGCGTCGATCGAGCCGTCGCGATCGCCACGGGCCATACCCGCGCCGCGGCCGACAGCGTTCTGGTGGTTGCTCGCAAGGGCGTCTACGGCGTCCGCACCTTCGACGATCGCGACCTGGACCATCTCGGTCGCCTGTGGACCTACGTCGCCATGGCGGACGGACGCATCGTCGGGCAGCGTCACGACAACGGCCAGGGCGCCGGCGACGGCTTCTTCGCCTGGCAGTATCCGCTGCATTCCGGCCAGGCGCTGGGGTTGACCGGGCGTTTGCTGGTGCTGGCTTCGGGCCTGGCGACGATCCTCCTGTGCGTCACCGGCGTCGTGCTGTGGGCGCGGCGCAGGCCCAAGCCGCGCCGTTCCTAG
- a CDS encoding FecR family protein has translation MKVEAEGRADPDIVAQAAAWVVELDGDEVSPEVVAACEAWCQKHPLHRRTLERMRALDGRFDSLDGRARRVLQDVAAPARRRKRGVGAVAAAGLVGVLVVGGWLGLQSRTFRALSPQYETARGEQRTIALGDGSTLVLDTASAASVALTADRRRVELFHGQVFAQVAPDRDAPFVVRTASGQVTALGTAFIVREQDGATFVTVVESRVRACRRALLAKPACLELGPGEQARLGRDGVSRLAAVDGREASAWTTGWLEADDQPVVEVLDALNRYRAHPVDFDRKALSGVRVTGSYPLKDTDRALEAIAGSTGLRISRNGDAAVLRPAG, from the coding sequence ATGAAAGTCGAGGCCGAGGGGCGAGCCGACCCCGACATTGTTGCGCAGGCGGCGGCCTGGGTGGTCGAGCTGGACGGCGACGAGGTGTCGCCCGAGGTCGTCGCCGCCTGCGAGGCCTGGTGCCAGAAGCATCCGCTTCACCGGCGAACGCTGGAGCGCATGCGCGCGCTGGACGGCCGGTTCGACAGCCTCGACGGCCGGGCGAGGCGGGTTCTGCAGGATGTCGCCGCGCCGGCCCGCCGGCGGAAGCGCGGCGTCGGCGCGGTCGCGGCGGCGGGCCTGGTCGGCGTCCTTGTGGTTGGCGGTTGGCTTGGGCTGCAGTCGCGGACCTTTCGGGCGCTTTCGCCGCAGTATGAGACCGCGCGCGGCGAACAGCGGACGATCGCCCTGGGCGACGGCTCCACGCTGGTGCTCGACACGGCTTCCGCGGCCAGCGTCGCGCTGACGGCCGATCGGCGCAGGGTCGAGCTGTTCCACGGCCAGGTCTTCGCCCAGGTCGCGCCCGACCGGGACGCGCCGTTCGTCGTCCGAACGGCGTCCGGTCAGGTCACCGCGCTGGGCACGGCGTTCATCGTGCGGGAGCAGGATGGCGCGACCTTCGTCACCGTCGTCGAATCGCGCGTCCGGGCCTGTCGCCGGGCGCTGTTGGCCAAGCCGGCCTGCCTTGAGCTCGGCCCCGGAGAGCAGGCCAGGCTCGGCCGCGACGGGGTTTCACGCCTGGCGGCTGTCGACGGGCGAGAGGCCTCAGCCTGGACGACCGGTTGGCTGGAGGCCGACGACCAGCCGGTGGTCGAGGTGCTGGACGCCCTGAATCGCTACCGCGCGCATCCTGTCGACTTCGACCGCAAGGCGCTGAGCGGCGTCCGGGTGACCGGCAGCTATCCGCTGAAGGACACCGATCGGGCGCTGGAGGCGATCGCCGGCTCGACCGGTCTGCGGATCAGCCGGAACGGCGACGCCGCCGTGCTCAGGCCGGCCGGCTGA